A single genomic interval of Cucumis sativus cultivar 9930 chromosome 5, Cucumber_9930_V3, whole genome shotgun sequence harbors:
- the LOC101218616 gene encoding respiratory burst oxidase homolog protein E isoform X1, which produces MTRSWSSFALPNSNNSRRSTYTRRLPDDHGDHDLLHHHDHDPQGMLPIFLNDLVNHQDFVEVTLEVEDDSVLVRSIAPVAPSSDLQDDAALSITARIRNKFPWLRSASSRASTASSLDRDDTAQVPMSARDARRLNAQLQRTRSRAQAALRGLRFISKTTNASDANELWQRVHSRFHSLAQAGLLARDDFAECIGMVDSKEFALRIFDALARRKGLRISKINIEELHEFWLKISDQSFDARLQIFFDMADSNEDGRITREEVQELILLSASANNLSKLKERAEEYASLIMEELDPENLGYIELWQLETLLLQRDTYMNYSRPLSTATSVGWSQNLSSFNPKHIIKSATTTFNSVIFQNWQRIWILFLWASTMAALFTWKFLQYKNKAAFDIMGYCLPTAKGAAETLKLNMALILLPVCRNTLTWLRSTAARSLVPFDDNINFHKLIACFIAIGIAVHGGVHLACDFPRLANSSAEEFEVISSDFHNKKPNYKELLMSVEGVTGVFMVILMGISFTLATRRFRRNVVRLPWLFNRLAGFNAFWYSHHLMGFVYLLLLVHGTFLFLAHNWTQKTTWVYISFPLLLYLGERSLRACRSEYYSVEILKVSVLPGNVFSLVMLKPRGFKYISGQYIFLQCPSISQFEWHPFSITSAPGDEYLSVHIRTVGDWTRELKRVFTDHVNSRPLLGRAKLGHLVNMERKSQPRLLVDGPYGAPAQDYQNYDVLLLVGLGIGATPFVSILKDLLNNSRTNEDQQTPAESTTTETSRSEDSFGSLNTSTPSGKRKLQSRTQAQAYFYWVTREASSLEWFKGVMDEVAEMDKKGQIELHNYLTSVYEESDARSTLITMVQALNHAKHGVDILSGTRARTHFARPEWKEVFGRIASKHAYKTVGVFYCGMPMLAKQLRRLSQQFTLKTTTRFEFHKEYF; this is translated from the exons ATGACAAGGTCTTGGTCCTCTTTTGCCCTTCCCAACTCCAACAACTCTCGCCGTTCCACCTACACTCGTCGACTTCCCGACGACCACGGAGACCACGATCTCCTCCACCATCATGATCATGATCCTCAAGGAATGTTGCCTATCTTCTTGAATGACCTTGTTAATCACCAAGACTTTGTCGAGGTCACTTTGGAAGTTGAGGATGATTCTGTTTTGGTTCGCAGCATTGCTCCTGTTGCTCCCTCCTCTGACCTTCAAGATGACGCCGCTCTTTCCATCACTGCTAGAATTCGTAACAAATTCCCTTGGCTTCGGTCTGCCTCTTCTCGTGCCTCCACTGCCTCCTCTCTCGACAGGGACGACACTGCGCAGGTACCCATGTCTGCTCGTGACGCTCGCCGCCTTAATGCTCAGCTGCAACGTACCCGATCTAGAGCTCAAGCTGCCCTTCGAGGCCTTAGATTCATTAGCAAGACCACCAATGCCTCTGATGCTAACGAGCTCTGGCAACGAGTCCACTCAAGGTTTCATTCTCTGGCTCAAGCTGGACTGCTTGCTAGAGATGATTTTGCTGAATGCATTG GAATGGTGGATTCAAAGGAATTTGCGCTGAGAATATTCGACGCGTTAGCAAGAAGAAAAGGATTGAGGATTTCCAAAATCAACATAGAGGAACTCCATGAATTTTGGTTGAAGATTTCGGACCAAAGCTTCGATGCTCGACTCCAAATCTTCTTTGACAT GGCCGACAGTAATGAAGATGGCCGAATCACAAGAGAAGAAGTACAGGAGCTGATCTTGCTAAGTGCTTCTGCAAACAATCTTTCCAAACTCAAAGAGCGAGCTGAGGAGTACGCTTCCTTGATCATGGAAGAACTCGACCCTGAAAACCTCGGATACATTGAG CTATGGCAACTTGAGACTTTGCTTTTACAAAGGGACACATATATGAATTACAGCAGACCCTTAAGCACAGCAACAAGTGTAGGATGGAGCCAAAATCTAAGCTCATTCAACCCAAAACACATCATCAAATCAGCAACCACAACATTTAATTCAGTGATCTTCCAAAACTGGCAAAGAATTTGGATTCTTTTTCTATGGGCCTCAACAATGGCAGCTCTTTTCACATGGAAATTCCttcaatacaaaaataaagcAGCGTTTGACATAATGGGCTATTGTCTTCCCACGGCAAAAGGCGCCGCCGAGACTCTAAAGCTCAACATGGCCTTAATTCTCCTCCCCGTCTGCCGCAACACTCTCACATGGCTGCGATCGACTGCAGCGAGATCACTAGTCCCGTTCGACGACAACATCAATTTTCATAAGCTAATTGCATGTTTCATAGCGATTGGAATAGCCGTCCATGGCGGGGTTCATTTGGCATGCGACTTCCCGAGATTGGCGAATTCATCGGCAGAGGAATTTGAAGTGATATCGAGTGACTTCCACAACAAGAAGCCAAACTATAAGGAGCTATTGATGAGTGTTGAAGGGGTAACAGGGGTATTCATGGTGATTTTGATGGGGATTTCATTTACACTTGCTACTCGTCGTTTTAGAAGGAATGTTGTGAGATTGCCTTGGTTGTTCAACAGATTGGCTGGATTTAATGCCTTTTGGTACTCTCATCATCTTATGGGATTTGTCTACCTTTTGCTTCTTGTTCATGGAACTTTCTTGTTTCTTGCTCATAATTGGACTCAAAAAACG ACTTGGGTGTATATCTCTTTTCCTTTGCTGCTGTATCTTGGTGAGAGGAGCCTCAGAGCCTGCAGATCAGAGTATTACTCTGTTGAGATATTGAAG GTTTCAGTATTACCAGGAAATGTATTCAGCTTGGTGATGTTAAAGCCTCGTGGATTCAAATACATAAGTGGACAGTACATATTCCTTCAATGTCCATCCATTTCCCAATTTGAATG GCACCCATTTTCTATCACTTCAGCACCAGGAGATGAGTATCTGAGTGTTCATATTAGAACAGTTGGGGATTGGACAAGAGAACTCAAACGTGTCTTCACCGATCATGTCAACTCTAGACCTCTCCTTGGTAGAGCCAAATTGGGGCATTTGGTCaacatggaaagaaaaag CCAGCCGAGATTGTTGGTGGATGGGCCATATGGTGCTCCTGCACAAGACTACCAAAACTACGACGTGCTTCTTCTGGTGGGACTTGGAATTGGAGCCACACCTTTTGTTAGTATCCTCAAGGATCTCCTCAACAACTCTAGAACCAATGAAGATCAGCAAACGCCTGCG GAATCAACAACAACGGAAACAAGTAGATCAGAAGATAGCTTTGGATCTTTAAACACGAGTACACCAAGTGGAAAGAGGAAGTTGCAGAGCAGGACACAAGCGCAAGCGTATTTCTATTGGGTAACGAGGGAGGCTAGTTCGTTGGAGTGGTTCAAAGGGGTGATGGATGAAGTAGCAGAGATGGACAAGAAG GGCCAAATTGAACTACACAACTACTTGACAAGTGTGTATGAAGAAAGTGATGCAAGGAGCACATTGATCACAATGGTTCAAGCTTTAAACCATGCCAAGCATGGTGTCGACATTCTGTCCGGCACACGA GCAAGGACTCACTTCGCGAGGCCGGAGTGGAAGGAGGTGTTCGGACGAATTGCATCGAAGCATGCATACAAGACAGTGGGAGTGTTCTATTGTGGAATGCCAATGCTGGCCAAACAACTCAGAAGACTATCACAACAATTTACTCTCAAGACTACAACTAGATTTGAGTTCCATAAGGAATATTTTTGA
- the LOC101218616 gene encoding respiratory burst oxidase homolog protein E isoform X2, producing the protein MTRSWSSFALPNSNNSRRSTYTRRLPDDHGDHDLLHHHDHDPQGMLPIFLNDLVNHQDFVEVTLEVEDDSVLVRSIAPVAPSSDLQDDAALSITARIRNKFPWLRSASSRASTASSLDRDDTAQVPMSARDARRLNAQLQRTRSRAQAALRGLRFISKTTNASDANELWQRVHSRFHSLAQAGLLARDDFAECIGMVDSKEFALRIFDALARRKGLRISKINIEELHEFWLKISDQSFDARLQIFFDMADSNEDGRITREEVQELILLSASANNLSKLKERAEEYASLIMEELDPENLGYIELWQLETLLLQRDTYMNYSRPLSTATSVGWSQNLSSFNPKHIIKSATTTFNSVIFQNWQRIWILFLWASTMAALFTWKFLQYKNKAAFDIMGYCLPTAKGAAETLKLNMALILLPVCRNTLTWLRSTAARSLVPFDDNINFHKLIACFIAIGIAVHGGVHLACDFPRLANSSAEEFEVISSDFHNKKPNYKELLMSVEGVTGVFMVILMGISFTLATRRFRRNVVRLPWLFNRLAGFNAFWYSHHLMGFVYLLLLVHGTFLFLAHNWTQKTTWVYISFPLLLYLGERSLRACRSEYYSVEILKVSVLPGNVFSLVMLKPRGFKYISGQYIFLQCPSISQFEWHPFSITSAPGDEYLSVHIRTVGDWTRELKRVFTDHVNSRPLLGRAKLGHLVNMERKSRDCWWMGHMVLLHKTTKTTTCFFWWDLELEPHLLLVSSRISSTTLEPMKISKRLRNQQQRKQVDQKIALDL; encoded by the exons ATGACAAGGTCTTGGTCCTCTTTTGCCCTTCCCAACTCCAACAACTCTCGCCGTTCCACCTACACTCGTCGACTTCCCGACGACCACGGAGACCACGATCTCCTCCACCATCATGATCATGATCCTCAAGGAATGTTGCCTATCTTCTTGAATGACCTTGTTAATCACCAAGACTTTGTCGAGGTCACTTTGGAAGTTGAGGATGATTCTGTTTTGGTTCGCAGCATTGCTCCTGTTGCTCCCTCCTCTGACCTTCAAGATGACGCCGCTCTTTCCATCACTGCTAGAATTCGTAACAAATTCCCTTGGCTTCGGTCTGCCTCTTCTCGTGCCTCCACTGCCTCCTCTCTCGACAGGGACGACACTGCGCAGGTACCCATGTCTGCTCGTGACGCTCGCCGCCTTAATGCTCAGCTGCAACGTACCCGATCTAGAGCTCAAGCTGCCCTTCGAGGCCTTAGATTCATTAGCAAGACCACCAATGCCTCTGATGCTAACGAGCTCTGGCAACGAGTCCACTCAAGGTTTCATTCTCTGGCTCAAGCTGGACTGCTTGCTAGAGATGATTTTGCTGAATGCATTG GAATGGTGGATTCAAAGGAATTTGCGCTGAGAATATTCGACGCGTTAGCAAGAAGAAAAGGATTGAGGATTTCCAAAATCAACATAGAGGAACTCCATGAATTTTGGTTGAAGATTTCGGACCAAAGCTTCGATGCTCGACTCCAAATCTTCTTTGACAT GGCCGACAGTAATGAAGATGGCCGAATCACAAGAGAAGAAGTACAGGAGCTGATCTTGCTAAGTGCTTCTGCAAACAATCTTTCCAAACTCAAAGAGCGAGCTGAGGAGTACGCTTCCTTGATCATGGAAGAACTCGACCCTGAAAACCTCGGATACATTGAG CTATGGCAACTTGAGACTTTGCTTTTACAAAGGGACACATATATGAATTACAGCAGACCCTTAAGCACAGCAACAAGTGTAGGATGGAGCCAAAATCTAAGCTCATTCAACCCAAAACACATCATCAAATCAGCAACCACAACATTTAATTCAGTGATCTTCCAAAACTGGCAAAGAATTTGGATTCTTTTTCTATGGGCCTCAACAATGGCAGCTCTTTTCACATGGAAATTCCttcaatacaaaaataaagcAGCGTTTGACATAATGGGCTATTGTCTTCCCACGGCAAAAGGCGCCGCCGAGACTCTAAAGCTCAACATGGCCTTAATTCTCCTCCCCGTCTGCCGCAACACTCTCACATGGCTGCGATCGACTGCAGCGAGATCACTAGTCCCGTTCGACGACAACATCAATTTTCATAAGCTAATTGCATGTTTCATAGCGATTGGAATAGCCGTCCATGGCGGGGTTCATTTGGCATGCGACTTCCCGAGATTGGCGAATTCATCGGCAGAGGAATTTGAAGTGATATCGAGTGACTTCCACAACAAGAAGCCAAACTATAAGGAGCTATTGATGAGTGTTGAAGGGGTAACAGGGGTATTCATGGTGATTTTGATGGGGATTTCATTTACACTTGCTACTCGTCGTTTTAGAAGGAATGTTGTGAGATTGCCTTGGTTGTTCAACAGATTGGCTGGATTTAATGCCTTTTGGTACTCTCATCATCTTATGGGATTTGTCTACCTTTTGCTTCTTGTTCATGGAACTTTCTTGTTTCTTGCTCATAATTGGACTCAAAAAACG ACTTGGGTGTATATCTCTTTTCCTTTGCTGCTGTATCTTGGTGAGAGGAGCCTCAGAGCCTGCAGATCAGAGTATTACTCTGTTGAGATATTGAAG GTTTCAGTATTACCAGGAAATGTATTCAGCTTGGTGATGTTAAAGCCTCGTGGATTCAAATACATAAGTGGACAGTACATATTCCTTCAATGTCCATCCATTTCCCAATTTGAATG GCACCCATTTTCTATCACTTCAGCACCAGGAGATGAGTATCTGAGTGTTCATATTAGAACAGTTGGGGATTGGACAAGAGAACTCAAACGTGTCTTCACCGATCATGTCAACTCTAGACCTCTCCTTGGTAGAGCCAAATTGGGGCATTTGGTCaacatggaaagaaaaag CCGAGATTGTTGGTGGATGGGCCATATGGTGCTCCTGCACAAGACTACCAAAACTACGACGTGCTTCTTCTGGTGGGACTTGGAATTGGAGCCACACCTTTTGTTAGTATCCTCAAGGATCTCCTCAACAACTCTAGAACCAATGAAGATCAGCAAACGCCTGCG GAATCAACAACAACGGAAACAAGTAGATCAGAAGATAGCTTTGGATCTTTAA